A section of the Babesia microti strain RI chromosome I, complete genome genome encodes:
- a CDS encoding hypothetical protein (overlaps_old_locusTagID:BBM_I00035), with protein MTAVDVTIHHKELCKREELYMSENYGVCFPEIFCIINPHSSSTPTTSYSSIKAESIVSSSPQPLADIVENFRSSINNRTCDINTLNRLEIAINNGIDRQYFQLLNYEFNKVFLVCNWPEKWYSRVLANAIFLSAYFKDSNLAVSCSNCFKTFTLLDNFHLHSDVIFNSIANSLAISGNSWDQTVYNAIIEFSLAFTHIGSDSLWEIITSIIYKIAPRIELDVFSTLTGDELGLGYYFNGLIVSRTTIAIISYVKGVLDETIKAITEKYSKTVVIKVKQCLTDVMGRIITYLPNCDRFIEDMCKMSELPENVVAVYIIRQFVKSSTLTIDQLVLIGLWCINCSKAIHSKWQKYLVGLDKLHSHFIDGSTNDINNLDNSEPILVSNKLRDMLGDGLLVCDINVLCQMEHINLTNYQSHVWASLILMDQHDANLSFFDCVVPYLKFSYSNQHSNKCFTSPIPSAVFYSLICDIPRMIMHHLQCITLDGEGQLNIVSGLQKFISEDPTLIDSTLFNTLQMLCSHKDYKVRLKLAQILLCCIHYDKMGDMVENITLVLLCDKSASVRLAAVNTFHRIVTDYNYTLQLDTIKHIARVYVGDTNKSVCHVALQILSNFFFCQFIESSDKYDIKGVIEVLLCHLYGRKSLISYYNGLDFTQNPIKSMNKICNCCQDHMLDFWYNYLVANIKASGHNRIELLYVIHLFSDVFRSYYLGKIHELVSLFKYMQMDDQTYHLLVELICKNMDSCVDYKLKGELVHFVNYDRQDNSNIVIQSKMKLCVMCNIDVTGAIVAALDAITTLSLALYQQNELPLVNQSDKVSIWKLGSILQYLPQISYNLFAGDPTGSCAKVASDLLNIGLGFIGHDDNLLIIIICSMCSYISHFDNIQHLDMQKFALLMQKSMSWNKTLAVAVLVTMRKFYSLKFNSKYNRHADGLGNLFTSLIHNNLSMLLYKSGRYVRHWCLIILQGLISANSIWSGSLTSHLFACYILYPGNRDVCNAVLMAGSMGCVVDYLERGVELIVSNAVRMGSHGQNVTQLIRSFKKLYHGNRTTENDGRNFVKLVRNKLEAALNGQNFKPKLSLREKILFIDLLVSFAMLVCERQTLEADLFAKEVKKLVFSGYGGKSGDGSDEPFRYYVYRRLQGLSKYLALVSDDNTSSAKNLKKYASYSEAVRTRLFKRCLKMGAKLSRMC; from the exons ATGACGGCTGTAGATGTTACTATTCATCACAAAGAGTTGTGCAAAAGGGAAGAACTGTATATGTCTGAAAATTATGGTGTCTGTTTTCCagaaattttttgcatCATTAATCCACACTCATCATCCACTCCTACCACATCATATTCATCCATAAAAGCCGAGTCTATTGTATCATCTAGTCCACAACCATTGGCTGATATTGTCGAGAACTTTAGATCCTCTATTAATAATCGCACATGTGACATTAATACCCTTAATCGTCTGGAAATTGCCATAAATAATGGCATAGATCGGCAGTATTTTCAACTACtaaattatgaatttaACAAAGTTTTTCTGGTTTGTAATTGGCCAGAAAAGTGGTATTCTAGAGTTTTAGCTAATGCTATATTTCTTTCTGCTTACTTTAAAGACTCTAACTTGGCCGTTTCATGTAGCAACTGCTTCAAGACATTCACATTGTTGGACAACTTTCATTTGCACTCTGATGTAATATTCAATTCCATTGCCAATTCGCTTGCTATTTCTGGCAATTCTTGGGATCAAACTGTATATAATGCAATTATTGAATTCTCGCTGGCATTCACTCACATTGGTAGCGATTCTCTGTGGGAGATAATCACTAGCATAATCTACAAAATTGCACCTCGCATTGAATTAGATGTTTTTTCTACGCTAACAGGGGATGAATTGGGTTTGGGGTATTATTTTAACGGATTAATTGTGTCTAGAACCACAATCGCAATAATTTCCTACGTAAAGGGGGTTTTGGATGAAACAATCAAGGCAATTACAGAAAAGTACAGCAAAACCGTAGTAATCAAGGTTAAACAATGTCTAACTGATGTTATGGGTCGCATTATTACCTATCTACCTAACTGCGATAGGTTTATTGAAGATATGTGTAAGATGTCGGAATTGCCAGAAAATGTAGTTGCGGTCTACATAATTAGacaatttgtcaaatctAGTACACTTACTATCGATCAATTAGTATTAATTGGTCTGTGGTGCATCAATTGCTCCAAGGCAATCCATTCTAAATGGCAAAAGTATTTAGTTGGGCTAGATAAGCTACACTCGCATTTCATCGATGGATCAACgaatgatataaataatttggacAATAGCGAGCCCATTCTAGTGTCTAATAAACTGAGGGATATGCTAGGAGATGGCCTTTTAGTGTGCGACATAAATGTGCTGTGTCAGATGgaacatataaatttgaccaATTACCAATCGCACGTATGGGCTTCGCTAATTCTTATGGATCAGCACGACGCTAATCTTTCCTTTTTTGACTGTGTTGTTCCGTACCTAAAGTTCAGTTATTCCAACCAGCATTCCAACAAGTGCTTCACAAGCCCAATCCCTAGCGCAGTGTTTTACTCGCTAATTTGCGACATACCTAGGATGATAATGCATCATTTGCAATGCATAACACTGGACGGAGAAGGTCAACTGAACATTGTATCCGGGTTGCAAAAGTTTATCTCGGAAGATCCCACACTGATCGATAGCACACTGTTCAACACACTGCAAATGTTGTGTTCGCATAAAGATTATAAAGTGAGGCTTAAATTAGCCCAGATATTACTTTGCTGTATTCATTATGATAAGATGGGAGACATGGttgaaaatataacattggTACTACTGTGCGATAAGAGCGCCTCTGTGCGTTTGGCCGCGGTTAACACGTTTCATCGAATCGTAACAGATTATAACTATACTTTACAATTGGATACCATTAAACACATAGCACGCGTGTATGTGGGTGATACTAATAAAAGTGTTTGTCATGTGGCTCTACAGATACTCAGTAACTTCtttttttgtcaatttattgaatcATCTGATAAATATGACATAAAAGGTGTGATTGAGGTATTGCTGTGCCACTTGTATGGGAGGAAATCGCTTATCAGTTACTATAATGGACTTgattttacacaaaatcCCATCAAGTCCATGAATAAGATCTGTAATTGCTGTCAAGATCACATGCTAGATTTTTGGTATAACTATTTAGTGGCAAACATAAAGGCTTCTGGACACAACAGAATTGAATTGCTTTATGTGATTCACTTGTTTTCTGATGTTTTTCGGTCATATTACCTTGGTAAGATTCACGAACTAGTATCCCTGTTCAAGTACATGCAAATGGATGATCAAACTTACCATTTGCTGGTCGAATTGATTTGCAAGAATATGGATAGTTGCGTCGATTATAAGTTAAAGGGCGAGTTAGTTCATTTTGTGAACTACGATCGACAGGACAATTCAAACATTGTGATTCAATCAAAAATGAAGCTTTGTGTTATGTGTAACATTGATGTTACAGGCGCAATTGTCGCCGCTTTGGACGCAATAACAACACTATCTTTGGCATTATATCAACAGAATGAACTGCCACTGGTTAATCAAAGTGATAAAGTTTCCATTTGGAAGTTGGGTTCGATTCTACAATATTTGCCGCAAATATCATACAACTTATTCGCTGGTGATCCAACAGGTTCATGTGCCAAAGTTGCATCTGACCTTTTGAATATAGGATTGGGTTTTATTGGGCATGATGACAATTTGctaataattatcatatgtTCCATGTGTTCTTACATATCGcattttgacaatataCAACATCTGGACATGCAAAAGTTTGCTCTATTAATGCAAAAATCAATGTCCTGGAATAAGACACTGGCTGTTGCAGTGCTAGTAACCATGCGAAAGTTCTATTCACTGAAGTTCAATAGCAAATATAACAGGCATGCAGATGGGCTAGGAAATTTGTTTACATCATTAATTCATAACAACTTGAGTATGCTTTTGTACAAATCAGGAAGATACGTCAGGCATTGGTGCCTGATAATATTACAGGGGCTCATCAG TGCTAATAGTATATGGAGTGGGTCACTAACATCTCATTTATTTGCATGTTACATACTGTACCCCGGCAATAGAGATGTGTGTAATGCCGTACTAATGGCTGGTTCAATGGGTTGTGTAGTTGATTATCTGGAGAGAGGAGtggaattaattgtttCTAATGCAGTACGCATGGGTAGCCACGGGCAAAACGTGACACAATTGATCAGATCCTTTAAGAAGTTGTACCATGGCAATCGTACAACTGAAAATGATGGGAGGAACTTTGTCAAACTAGTTAGGAACAAATTAGAGGCGGCATTGAATgggcaaaattttaaaccAAAGCTTAGTCTCCGTGAAAAAATCCTATTCATAGATCTATTGGTGTCGTTCGCTATGCTGGTTTGTGAACGGCAAACTTTGGAAGCTGATTTGTTTGCGAAGGAAGTTAAGAAATTGGTTTTTAGTGGATACGGAGGCAAAAGTGGTGACGGAAGTGATGAACCATTTAGATACTATGTGTACAGGAGATTGCAAGGTCTATCAAAATACCTTGCCTTGGTGTCTGATGATAACACAAGTAGTGCCAAGAACTTAAAGAAGTATGCCAGTTATAGCGAGGCTGTAAGAACCCGGCTCTTCAAAAGATGCCTTAAAATGGGTGCGAAACTGAGCAGGATGTGTTAA
- a CDS encoding Tpr related protein, putative (overlaps_old_locusTagID:BBM_I00005): MSNGNDKMKKVAMGLAGLLNLFPYRLVINASSYAIVRFQLPPSKVGLFINKFNNPLEISVIFGTLSINILSWCKVKSDIIRYISIAIHWLYLIIHLILLLIYSSGGTEGNLTAYYWAIMVAGYLSGASDTCVLSVNGQDVAYFTTAIPLSGMLMSGYHLVFLKCVNGSTTYETSYNIVYYQIIISILIIFVASILWTMSFSRNTTSSSTEGSDGGSTISEVISQMGLTVVGMGLLPVIYPGIAPYQLISMEEGRIIDAYCTLISIFPSLTFSIMSALKLHVSTDKKWEGDLKFWHFTWILVIIYLVLAIIFFYVLYYPGSALSKYIIGDNIVVGCLTFMFLLLHETIIAIGFNGVGPHGPFYNSLNMLLGLGTMTALGFIGDGHLTTYRMYSRKNWPTEGFTNFQAFKFWCRGTMSNTWYNIKTSFNIDIRGVFSNMK; this comes from the coding sequence ATGTCTAATGGTAATGATAAGATGAAGAAGGTTGCCATGGGCTTGGCTGGGCTACTTAACTTATTCCCATATCGTCTTGTCATAAATGCTTCCAGTTATGCAATAGTAAGGTTCCAACTCCCACCCAGTAAAGTTGGACTTTTcattaacaaattcaaCAATCCCTTGGAAATTTCTGTCATATTCGGTACTCTgtcaattaatatattatcatgGTGTAAAGTAAAGAGTGATATTATTAGGTATATTTCTATAGCTATCCATTGgctatatttaattatccatttaatattgttattaatttacagTAGTGGTGGTACTGAGGGTAACTTGACTGCATATTACTGGGCAATAATGGTGGCTGGTTATTTAAGTGGAGCATCTGACACGTGCGTGTTAAGTGTAAATGGACAGGATGTCGCCTACTTCACTACTGCTATTCCTTTATCTGGAATGTTAATGTCAGGATACCATTTGGTATTTTTAAAGTGTGTTAATGGGTCAACAACTTATGAAACTAGTTATAACATTGTTTactatcaaataataatatcaattttaataatttttgtagcatcaattttatGGACGATGTCATTTTCTAGGAATACAACTAGTTCAAGTACTGAAGGCTCAGACGGTGGTTCTACTATATCTGAAGTCATATCGCAGATGGGTTTGACTGTGGTAGGTATGGGTTTACTGCCGGTTATTTATCCGGGTATTGCACcttatcaattaatttctatGGAAGAAGGACGTATTATTGATGCGTATTGTACATTGATATCTATATTCCCATCACTAACGTTTTCCATAATGTCCGCACTTAAATTACATGTATCTACAGATAAAAAATGGGAAGGTGACTTGAAATTTTGGCACTTTACGTGGATATtggtaattatatatttggtattggcaataatatttttttatgtattatattatcctGGTAGTGCATTATCAAAGTATATCATTGGTGATAATATAGTAGTAGGATGTTTAACATTTATGTTTTTATTACTTCATGAGACAATAATAGCCATAGGATTCAATGGTGTAGGCCCTCATGGCCCATTTTATAACAGCTTAAACATGCTATTAGGTCTTGGTACCATGACAGCTTTAGGGTTTATAGGGGATGGGCATTTGACCACGTACCGTATGTATTCTAGGAAAAATTGGCCAACTGAAGGATTTACTAATTTCCAGGCATTTAAATTTTGGTGCAGAGGTACAATGTCCAACACATGGtacaatataaaaacatcatttaatattgatatcaGA
- a CDS encoding BMN2 family, Pseudo gene (overlaps_old_locusTagID:BBM_I00010): MFLSDENICGKPSTKEFGCMINVPQRNKLSHPNKIDKIKISYYIIEFDDNAKLAIGTSILIGIYTFEHRNPVSIEFYIFRRILIPLLLLIK, translated from the coding sequence ATGTTTTTAtctgatgaaaatatttgcgGTAAACCTTCAACAAAAGAATTTGGATGCATGATAAATGTACCACAAcgaaataaattatcacatccaaacaaaattgacaaaatcaaaatttcttattatataattgaatttgatgataatgCCAAATTAGCAATTGGTACTTCTATATTAATAGGCATCTATACTTTTGAACATCGCAATCCAGtatcaattgaattttatatttttagaaGGATCTTAATACCATTACTTCTACTCATTAAATAG
- a CDS encoding LGT, TPK, Thiamine pyrophosphokinase (overlaps_old_locusTagID:BBM_I00015), which yields MTKFTILLNGDICVTDRLREQINGSRVIAADGGMRHAAALGVIPELWLGDFDSSDEDLLQKYRDVPREAFPSDKDATDGALACEKALQQGAQHIILCGAFGGERNDHSLLHMTQAITIAENGISVLLTSGREEGWPIFPRHFSCDLPDGCLFSLIGFSDLQGLTMSGVRWPLSNKNVPFGSSLTLSNHICGTFYCQLYFGKAILLAYVNIS from the coding sequence atgacaaaatttacaatattgTTGAATGGGGATATTTGTGTCACTGATCGATTGCgtgaacaaattaatggGAGCCGAGTAATTGCTGCGGATGGCGGTATGCGCCATGCTGCAGCACTGGGTGTGATTCCCGAACTGTGGCTGGGCGATTTCGATTCTTCCGATGAGGATTTGCTGCAAAAATATCGTGATGTTCCTAGGGAGGCCTTTCCTTCTGACAAAGATGCAACCGATGGTGCGTTAGCATGTGAGAAAGCTTTACAGCAGGGCGCTcaacatattattttatgtgGTGCTTTTGGAGGTGAGAGGAACGACCATAGCCTTTTACATATGACACAAGCTATAACTATAGCAGAAAATGGAATTTCGGTGTTGTTGACCAGCGGCCGCGAAGAAGGATGGCCAATTTTTCCAAGACATTTTTCGTGTGATTTACCTGATGGTTGTCTTTTTAGTCTTATTGGATTTTCGGACTTGCAAGGTTTGACTATGTCAGGAGTAAGATGGCCTCtttcaaataaaaatgtgCCTTTCGGATCATCGTTGACACTGTCTAACCATATTTGTGGAACTTTTTATTGTCAGTTATATTTTGGAAAAGCTATATTATTAGCTTATGTAAACATTTCTTAG
- a CDS encoding LGT, LDH, L-lactate dehydrogenase (overlaps_old_locusTagID:BBM_I00020), with the protein MHSLKEEFLIRLTNEDLNASNKITVIGVGAVGMACAFSILNKELADELVLIDVVEDKLKGEMMDLQQGSLFLKTPNIIAGKDYELTANSKLVVVTAGARQQEGESRLNLVQRNVNIFKFIIPNVVKYSPDCILLIVSNPVDILTYVAWKLSGFPLNRVIGSGCNLDSARFRYLVSEMIGIHPSNFHGCILGEHGDSSVPILSGLNIAGMSIKNLHTDIDTVFIKDMCKDVHKKVTESAYEIIKLKGYTSWAIGLSVGDLSCSLIKNLRKVHPVSTLVKGQFGIDNEVFLSVPCVLGRNGISEVFKPKLTVEEEQQLKNSAETIWNTQKDIQL; encoded by the coding sequence atgcATTCGTTAAAAGAAGAATTTCTGATCCGTCTCACCAACGAAGACTTGAATGCTAGCAATAAGATCACTGTCATTGGCGTTGGTGCTGTTGGCATGGCTTGCGCCTTCAGCATACTCAACAAGGAATTGGCCGATGAACTAGTGCTCATTGACGTAGTTGAGGATAAGTTAAAAGGGGAGATGATGGACTTGCAGCAAGGAAGCTTATTCCTAAAGACTCCCAATATAATCGCTGGAAAGGATTATGAACTTACTGCAAATTCCAAGCTGGTTGTGGTAACTGCTGGCGCTAGACAACAAGAAGGGGAAAGCAGACTAAATTTGGTGCAACGTAATGTCAATATCTTCAAGTTTATCATCCCCAACGTAGTTAAATACAGTCCAGATTGCATCCTACTAATTGTGTCAAATCCTGTTGATATTCTAACCTATGTCGCATGGAAATTGAGTGGGTTTCCACTCAATCGTGTGATTGGAAGTGGATGTAATCTGGATTCCGCAAGATTCCGCTATCTGGTCTCAGAAATGATTGGAATTCACCCTTCAAATTTCCATGGCTGCATCCTAGGTGAACATGGCGACTCCAGCGTCCCGATACTAAGCGGGTTAAATATAGCAGGGATGTCTATTAAAAACTTGCATACCGACATAGATACAGTTTTTATCAAAGATATGTGCAAGGATGTTCATAAGAAGGTCACTGAAAGTGCgtatgaaattattaaactGAAGGGATACACTTCTTGGGCCATTGGTCTATCTGTGGGCGACTTGTCTTGTAGTTTGATTAAGAATCTCAGAAAAGTACACCCCGTGTCCACTCTAGTAAAAGGACAATTCGGTATTGACAATGAGGTGTTCCTTAGCGTCCCTTGCGTCCTTGGTCGTAATGGAATCTCAGAAGTCTTCAAACCAAAACTAACTGTGGAAGAGGAACAACAATTGAAGAACAGTGCAGAAACCATATGGAACACACAGAAAGATATCCAACTATAA
- a CDS encoding TBC domain containing protein (overlaps_old_locusTagID:BBM_I00045) — MPNALRRLSIALERPILNKDELKSALWNGIPENAPLEMRVDAWQLALGYLPKSASFRLQVANKKHNEYRETLLAHYLFRGKTSKQCKIASQIKIDLPRTFLKDLNFQNGLILDMLERILYIWSIRNPASGYVQGLNDIAIVLIYTFTQPHLKIADSVQNIPKESLDAIEADSYFCLSKLLSQMQDNYTDGQPGIHRAIAKLEAIINEVDQQLYDYLLERQIHLVQITFRWINCLLLRELPLHCSIRLWDTLIAESDNIMDFHLHVCAALLMLWREEIMKKEFQQIILFMQSPPSKYWEISDIDELVAKAFVLLNNNSKSKSLLYGCHKHNSMDFG; from the exons ATGCCTAATGCATTGAGACGACTATCAATTGCTTTAGAAAGGCCAATCTTAAACAAGG ATGAGCTTAAAAGCGCTTTGTGGAACGGAATCCCCGAGAATGCACCATTGGAAATGCGAGTGGATGCATGGCAACTGGCCCTG GGATATTTACCCAAATCTGCCAGCTTTAGACTTCAAG TTGCTAACAAGAAACATAACGAATACCGTGAAACTCTGCta GCCCATTATCTATTCAGGGGAAAAACATCAAAACAATGCAAAATTGCAAGTCAG ataaagATTGACTTGCCCAGAACTTTTCTTAAGGATCTTAACTTTCAAAACGGATTGATTTTGGATATGCTTGAGAGGATTCTTTACATTTGGAGCATAAGGAACCCTGCTTCCGGTTACGTGCAAGGGCTTAACGACATAGCAATAgttttaatttacacattcaCTCAGCCTCATCTAAAAATCGCAGATTCCGTGCAAAACATACCAAAGGAGTCGTTAGATGCGATAGAAGCGGATTCCTACTTTTGCCTGTCAAAGCTACTGTCACAAATGCAAGACAATTATACTGATGGACAGCCTGGCATTCATCGGGCTATCGCAAAGCTGGAAGCCATAATCAACGAAGTGGACCAGCAGCTCTATGATTATTTGCTCGAGCGCCAGATCCATTTAGTACAGATAACTTTCCGTTGGATAAATTGCCTGTTGCTACG tgAACTGCCACTGCACTGTTCAATTCGTTTGTGGGATACATTGATAGCAGAGTCTGACAACATTATGGACTTTCACCTACACGTTTGCGCAG CACTATTGATGTTATGGAGGGAAGAAATTATGAAGAAAGAGTTTCagcaaataatattgttcATGCAGTCACCACCGTCCAAATATTGGGAAATCAGCGACATCGATGAGCTTGTGGCCAAGGC GTTTGTGCTGCTAAATAACAATTCCAAGAGTAAATCCCTATTATATGGATGCCATAAACATAATTCAATGGACTTtggataa
- a CDS encoding small ubiquitin-related modifier (overlaps_old_locusTagID:BBM_I00025) → MGDQNGSASPAAPSEHIQLKVRSPDGSEVFFKIKKKTKLEKLMSAYCNRLGQSQDAVRFLFDGERLKGDKTPEEMGIEEGDIIDAMVQQTGGCGY, encoded by the exons ATGGGTGATCAAAATGGTAGTGCTTCGCCGGCTGCGCCCTCAGAACACATTCAACTCAAAGTTCGCTCGCCA GACGGTTCGGAAGTTTTCTTTAAGATCAAGAAGAAAACCAAACTGGAGAAGTTGATGAGTGCATATTGCAATAGACTTGGACAATCACAAGATGCTG TTCGATTTCTCTTTGACGGGGAAAGGCTGAAAGGGGATAAGACTCCTGAGGAAATGGGCATTGAAGAGGGAGATATTATCGACGCAATGGTTCAACAAACAGGAGGCTGTggttattaa
- a CDS encoding hypothetical protein (overlaps_old_locusTagID:BBM_I00040), producing the protein MSRHRRNLSYSRSLSRRRSWSRNSRSRSRSPPIYSDRHGADRYNNDKYYKQDSHVDAGNLDSTSDYKLHSTNARSKDGPKARPWGRPSVARSSVTRRYIDHRQFIVIRDLPSSLWDREELGRILSKQSKPKEFTLNDSDKSVLADYGSSDQAISAYKDLSHRLKGCKLSRTSLEDWKKDNHNNKYESEDFREKSKKITSLESMKRNLIEKYSAQLKELVSSLSTYSGDEKSDLLDQVHKLKNRIKILSMPKLKTQRYQHSIDNRPSTLVFESLPECAQGRIDVSCRAW; encoded by the exons ATGTCACGACACAGGCGTAATTTATCCTACAGCAGAAGCCTAAGTCGCAGACGCTCTTGGAGTAGAAATAGCCGTAGCCGCTCCCGCAGTCCCCCAATCTACAGCGATAGGCACGGTGCGGACAGATACAACAATGACAAATATTACAAGCAGGATTCACATGTTGACGCTGGAAATTTGGATTCCACATCAG ATTACAAGTTGCATTCTACAAATGCGAGGAGTAAAGATGGGCCCAAGGCCAGACCATGGGGCCGGCCAAGCGTTGCCAGATCAAGTGTCACTAGACGATACATCGACCATAGGCAGTTTATCGTAATTAGAGATCTGCCCAGTTCCCTATGGGACCGGGAGGAATTGGGCAGGATTCTATCCAAGCAATCCAAGCCAAAAGAGTTTACTCTTAACGACAGTGACAAATCGGTACTAGCGGACTATGGGAGTTCTGATCAGGCAATTTCTGCCTATAAAGATCTATCGCACCGACTTAAAGGGTGTAAACTATCCAGAACTTCACTGGAAGATTGGAAGAAAGATAACCACAACAACAAATATGAATCGGAGGATTTTCGAGAAAAATCCAAAAAAATAACCTCCCTCGAGTCAATGAAAAGGAATCTCATCGAAAAATACTCGGCGCAACTTAAGGAATTAGTATCTAGTTTATCCACATATAGTGGAGATGAGAAGAGTGATTTGTTGGATCAGGTACATAAGCTCAAGAATAggatcaaaattttgagCATGCCAAAATTAAAAACGCAGAGGTACCAGCATTCCATTGACAACAGACCCTCCACACTCGTGTTTGAGTCCCTCCCCGAATGTGCCCAGGGTAGAATTGATGTCTCATGTAGGGCCTGGTAA